From a single Planococcus shenhongbingii genomic region:
- a CDS encoding YtnP family quorum-quenching lactonase: MEKFQFHDMALTWLDGGTTWLDGGTMFGVVPKVVWSKRYPVNSENQIELPTHPILVQYEGHNILIDSGLGEGKLTDRQKRNLGVSSESKLEENLAELGLTAKDIDTVLMTHLHGDHAAGLTKRQGESFVSAFPNAKIHVSAIEWDEMQHPNIRSRNTYWKENWEPIAAQVETFESEKTLFDAIQMIHTGGHSNGHSVIKLMSSGETILHMGDIMPTHAHQNPLWVLAYDDYPMDSIYAKEKLMKEALENSYYFTFYHDAYYRVLKWSQDGKEIGESVKYQEKKI, from the coding sequence ATGGAGAAATTTCAGTTTCATGATATGGCATTAACTTGGTTAGATGGGGGTACTACTTGGCTTGATGGAGGCACGATGTTTGGTGTGGTGCCGAAAGTTGTCTGGTCAAAAAGATATCCGGTGAACTCGGAAAATCAGATCGAGCTGCCGACACATCCAATTCTGGTGCAGTATGAAGGACACAATATCCTCATAGATAGCGGACTTGGAGAAGGCAAATTGACTGACCGCCAAAAACGCAATCTAGGCGTGTCGTCTGAGTCGAAGCTTGAGGAGAACTTGGCGGAATTGGGACTTACGGCAAAAGATATCGATACTGTACTGATGACGCATTTGCACGGAGACCATGCTGCAGGGTTGACAAAGCGCCAGGGAGAATCGTTTGTTTCGGCATTCCCCAATGCGAAAATACATGTTTCTGCGATAGAGTGGGATGAAATGCAGCATCCAAATATCCGTTCCCGCAACACTTACTGGAAAGAAAACTGGGAGCCGATTGCAGCACAAGTTGAAACTTTTGAAAGCGAAAAAACCTTGTTTGATGCGATCCAAATGATACATACCGGCGGACATTCCAATGGCCATAGCGTCATTAAACTGATGAGCAGCGGCGAAACCATTTTGCATATGGGCGATATTATGCCGACACATGCCCATCAAAATCCGCTTTGGGTGCTCGCGTATGATGATTACCCGATGGATTCGATCTATGCGAAAGAAAAGCTGATGAAAGAGGCGCTGGAAAACAGTTATTATTTCACCTTTTACCATGATGCCTATTACCGGGTTCTTAAATGGAGCCAGGATGGTAAAGAGATCGGTGAATCAGTAAAGTATCAGGAGAAAAAGATATAG
- a CDS encoding PepSY domain-containing protein, which yields MKNRDLLIGFATGVAATYIIKEVYDRKEKLYPADDVLKSVKTAFKEEGPIDGSWIFMKTEPYKQHAVSTEVYKGGITRHREDELEQFEFLADAYTGAVLEVNKV from the coding sequence GTGAAAAATCGTGATTTATTGATTGGATTTGCAACAGGTGTGGCTGCGACTTATATCATCAAAGAAGTTTATGATCGAAAAGAGAAGCTTTACCCCGCAGACGATGTACTGAAAAGCGTAAAAACAGCCTTTAAAGAAGAAGGGCCGATCGACGGCTCGTGGATTTTCATGAAAACCGAACCGTACAAACAGCATGCCGTTTCAACAGAAGTTTATAAAGGCGGAATCACCCGGCACCGCGAAGACGAGCTCGAGCAATTCGAGTTTCTTGCAGATGCTTATACTGGAGCAGTCCTTGAAGTAAACAAAGTATAA
- a CDS encoding M42 family metallopeptidase, translated as MNSNTRKLFKTLTELPGAPGNEHAVRKFMRQELEKYSDELVQDNLGSVFGVKHGSQDGPRIMVAGHMDEVGFMVTQITDNGLIRFQPLGGWWNQVLLATRVEIIAGDKKIPGVIGSIPPHLLNEEMRKKPMEIKNMLIDIGADDKEDALSFGIRPGQQIVPFSPFTPMANDKKIMAKAWDNRYGCGLAIELLKELKDEKLPNQLFSGATVMEEVGLRGAQTAANLIKPDLFFALDASPANDANGDKNEFGQLGKGALLRILDRTMVTHRGMREFILDTAETNGIPYQYFVSQGGTDAGRVHTANDGIPSSVIGICSRYIHTSASIIHTDDYAAAKELLTKLVKAADRSTLETIRQNA; from the coding sequence ATGAATAGTAATACAAGAAAGTTATTCAAAACATTGACGGAGCTTCCGGGCGCCCCAGGAAATGAACACGCTGTAAGAAAATTCATGAGACAAGAACTTGAAAAGTATTCTGATGAATTGGTTCAAGATAATTTAGGAAGTGTTTTTGGTGTCAAACATGGATCGCAAGACGGCCCAAGAATAATGGTTGCTGGACACATGGATGAAGTCGGGTTTATGGTCACGCAAATTACCGATAACGGATTGATCCGTTTTCAGCCTTTAGGCGGCTGGTGGAATCAAGTGCTGCTGGCTACACGCGTTGAAATTATTGCCGGCGATAAAAAAATCCCGGGCGTTATCGGATCGATTCCGCCTCATCTTTTGAATGAAGAAATGCGCAAAAAGCCGATGGAGATCAAAAACATGCTCATAGACATCGGTGCAGACGATAAAGAAGATGCGTTGTCATTCGGCATTCGGCCGGGCCAGCAAATTGTGCCTTTCAGCCCGTTCACACCTATGGCGAATGATAAAAAAATAATGGCCAAAGCTTGGGATAACCGATATGGCTGTGGTTTAGCCATTGAATTGCTGAAAGAACTTAAAGATGAAAAATTGCCGAATCAGTTATTTTCAGGAGCTACCGTCATGGAAGAAGTAGGGCTGCGCGGAGCACAAACAGCAGCTAATCTGATTAAGCCTGATTTGTTTTTTGCGCTTGATGCGAGTCCGGCAAATGATGCGAATGGCGATAAAAATGAATTTGGGCAATTAGGCAAAGGGGCTTTGCTGAGAATCTTGGATAGAACGATGGTGACCCATCGCGGTATGCGCGAGTTTATCTTAGACACCGCAGAAACTAATGGCATCCCGTATCAATACTTCGTCTCACAAGGCGGAACAGACGCCGGACGGGTGCATACAGCAAATGACGGAATACCAAGTTCAGTAATTGGTATTTGCTCACGCTATATTCATACATCGGCATCTATTATCCATACAGATGACTATGCTGCAGCAAAAGAACTGCTGACAAAGCTCGTAAAAGCTGCAGATCGCTCAACTCTTGAAACGATTCGCCAAAATGCCTGA
- a CDS encoding DUF84 family protein, with protein MKKIMAAIASGNPAKVNAVTAVFEKFQFDFELVTKDVDSGVSAQPITLEETRLGAINRSKAALTDSLDVAIGLEGGVYELEGEMYLCNWGALVTSEGRLYTAAGAQIPLPEEIALRLRAGNELGLVMDEYADEIGVRTHKGAIGILTAEYVNRNEMFEHIVSLLLGQYIQGSDSVASAPKHL; from the coding sequence ATGAAAAAAATCATGGCAGCTATAGCTTCTGGAAATCCTGCAAAAGTCAATGCGGTGACCGCTGTATTTGAAAAATTTCAATTTGATTTTGAACTGGTAACCAAAGATGTAGACTCCGGTGTTTCAGCACAGCCGATTACTCTTGAAGAGACTCGTTTAGGGGCAATCAACCGGTCAAAGGCCGCATTAACTGACTCTCTTGATGTAGCGATTGGATTGGAGGGAGGCGTCTACGAATTGGAAGGCGAAATGTATTTATGCAATTGGGGAGCATTGGTAACTTCAGAAGGGAGGCTGTACACAGCAGCCGGCGCTCAAATCCCTTTGCCTGAAGAAATTGCCTTAAGATTGAGAGCAGGAAATGAATTGGGCCTGGTGATGGATGAATATGCTGATGAAATCGGAGTGCGCACTCATAAAGGGGCAATCGGTATTCTGACAGCCGAATACGTCAACCGAAATGAAATGTTTGAGCATATCGTCAGTTTATTGCTTGGCCAATATATACAAGGCAGCGATTCAGTTGCAAGTGCCCCTAAACATCTTTAA
- a CDS encoding thioredoxin family protein has product MRDLTSTEEFHELAANSPVVFMFTAGWCPDCRVIDPIMPEVESTFSDYTFVSVNRDAFLDLCIEKDIYGIPSFLAYANGSESGRLVSKDRKTQEEIEAFLSNLSK; this is encoded by the coding sequence ATGAGAGATTTAACAAGCACGGAAGAATTTCATGAACTAGCAGCAAATAGTCCGGTTGTCTTTATGTTTACTGCTGGGTGGTGTCCGGATTGCCGGGTTATTGATCCAATTATGCCTGAAGTTGAATCCACCTTCAGCGACTATACTTTTGTGTCAGTAAACCGGGATGCGTTCCTTGATCTATGCATTGAAAAAGACATTTATGGAATACCAAGTTTTCTGGCGTATGCAAATGGCAGCGAATCGGGGCGTTTAGTCAGCAAAGACCGTAAAACACAAGAAGAGATTGAAGCTTTTTTATCCAATTTGTCTAAATAA
- a CDS encoding DUF1444 family protein translates to MKPTELVNLLRERMPSKQLEWRYDRENNILNIQHKAIGKGMTLSLPQVINRYEAKGDSAIQEIVYTITETFDAMEKEAKGELKSSEHIYPIIRSTSFPTESKEGHKFITSEHTAETRVFYALDAGTTYRLIDENMLNSLSLTEEQLKEIAKFQVKKLKTAVKEDHVAGNVFYFLNENDGYDATRILNEAFLKEMKSKITGDMTVSVPHQDVLIIGDIRNETGYDVLAQMAMHFFTNGKVPITSLSFIYENDELEPIFILAKNRQQKENDKK, encoded by the coding sequence ATGAAACCGACCGAACTGGTAAATTTATTAAGAGAGCGTATGCCGAGCAAGCAATTGGAATGGCGCTATGACCGGGAAAACAATATTTTAAACATTCAACATAAAGCAATCGGAAAAGGAATGACGCTTTCTTTGCCGCAAGTGATTAACCGCTATGAAGCAAAAGGCGATTCCGCGATTCAGGAAATCGTTTATACGATAACAGAGACTTTTGACGCCATGGAAAAAGAAGCCAAAGGTGAACTCAAATCATCCGAACACATTTATCCCATTATCCGTTCGACGTCTTTTCCAACAGAATCCAAAGAAGGACATAAATTCATCACTTCAGAGCATACAGCAGAAACACGAGTGTTTTATGCGTTGGATGCTGGGACTACCTATCGCTTAATTGATGAAAATATGTTAAATTCATTAAGTCTGACTGAAGAGCAGCTAAAGGAAATTGCAAAATTTCAAGTGAAGAAGCTGAAGACGGCTGTAAAAGAAGACCACGTCGCAGGCAATGTGTTTTACTTTTTAAACGAAAACGACGGGTACGATGCGACACGCATCTTGAATGAAGCTTTCCTTAAAGAAATGAAATCTAAAATAACAGGTGATATGACAGTTTCGGTCCCCCATCAAGATGTCTTGATTATAGGGGATATACGCAACGAAACCGGCTATGATGTGTTGGCCCAGATGGCCATGCATTTCTTCACAAACGGCAAAGTGCCCATTACTTCATTATCTTTCATTTACGAAAATGATGAATTAGAGCCGATTTTCATCCTGGCTAAAAACCGACAGCAGAAGGAGAACGATAAAAAATGA
- the ytpR gene encoding YtpR family tRNA-binding protein — protein MNAFYNKQGIGDVLLAQLQTETPEKIHTEQFDDITLIKDENGNIAAFNLFNASQYLDLTEAATVEVSEEMVTALQNALEKNGVDLTLEVDLSPKFVVGYVESKEKHPNADKLSVCTVSIGTEVLQIVCGAPNVEQGQKVVVAKVGAVMPSGMVIKDAELRGVPSSGMICSAKELALPDAPQEKGILVLPEDAETGSTFEVKA, from the coding sequence ATGAATGCATTCTACAACAAACAGGGAATAGGCGACGTCCTATTAGCACAATTACAAACAGAAACACCGGAAAAAATCCATACGGAACAATTTGATGACATTACACTCATTAAAGACGAAAACGGCAATATTGCTGCGTTTAACTTATTCAACGCTTCCCAATATTTGGATCTGACAGAAGCGGCGACAGTAGAAGTGTCGGAAGAAATGGTTACGGCGTTGCAAAATGCGTTAGAGAAAAATGGAGTGGATCTAACTCTGGAAGTAGATCTTTCACCCAAATTTGTGGTGGGGTATGTAGAGTCGAAAGAAAAACACCCAAATGCAGACAAATTAAGTGTGTGTACAGTCTCTATTGGAACAGAAGTATTGCAGATTGTCTGTGGCGCTCCGAATGTTGAACAAGGGCAAAAAGTGGTAGTGGCAAAAGTTGGCGCGGTAATGCCATCTGGAATGGTTATTAAAGATGCGGAACTGCGCGGTGTTCCTTCAAGCGGCATGATTTGTTCAGCGAAAGAGCTGGCATTGCCTGATGCACCTCAAGAAAAAGGGATCCTCGTTTTGCCGGAAGATGCAGAAACGGGTTCTACATTTGAAGTAAAGGCGTGA
- a CDS encoding DNA translocase FtsK, with protein MSWFKNIWDRLFFQDTEEEVNEVAQEQEAAPKAPSKKSPFRFPVITDDEKSKFLKQNPRTGFSTEPLQQEKTKAEALRTAPSKRRPSSPALNKNRRYEPAGSYVQDYTPPNPARPAAQAYETPRTARNVEKAPVPSVPKKPEIKNYEAPKPVKPAKPRSLDTQPIKKTRSFEPGRVPSPIHGYNDSKPTPTINELEKKEIRFYPKKILSTYAQDAIDLKRIKALGQAPDATATPESQTTATPDKQPALQAQASQEPPMTEEASIVQEHPVIEETPAVQEQTIVEETSIVQEHPVIEELPEIQNMAIIEDRPIVQPQPEISEQLVPDVPIMVEAQEVKKVSAPAEIAAIEVQETAAEKPNPLKKATKPEGKREKTVPFNVLMLKSDKERLKKPLPPKSPGLESKKEEVVTTEEKPPKKIDVNTQLMSEVIASSKQEESIEPVKAVKEAVPYKRPEIGVLRPPENDLIDETWMEEQGERLIEALSHFQIQASILSIVQGPAVTQFEVTVAQGVKVSKIRNLADDLKLALAAKDIRIQAPIPGKSSIGIEIPNRKSRPVRISEVIGSPVFESSESPLEAALGLDLTGKPVTLDLRKMPHGLIAGATGSGKSVCINSVLISLLYKSSPRDLKLLLIDPKMVELAPYNHIPHLISPVITDVKAATASLKWAVEEMERRYKLFAHVGVRDLNRYNKLVKEKGDHAQHLPYILIIIDELADLMMMSPSDVEDAICRIAQKARACGIHLVIATQRPSVDVITGLIKSNIPTRIAFSVSSQVDSRTILDTQGAERLLGRGDMLYLGNGMSAPVRLQGTFVTDEEIEEVIAHVRKQGEPEYFFKEEELIKRSDSPDMQDDLFEEACRFIISQGSASTSLLQRKFHIGYNRAARLMDMIEQHGFISEQNGSKARAVLITEEDMADVFQ; from the coding sequence ATGAGTTGGTTTAAAAATATATGGGACCGTTTATTTTTCCAAGACACGGAAGAAGAAGTAAATGAAGTGGCCCAAGAGCAGGAAGCGGCACCGAAAGCCCCTTCTAAAAAATCACCATTTCGTTTTCCGGTTATAACAGATGATGAAAAAAGCAAGTTTTTAAAACAGAACCCTCGCACAGGATTCTCCACAGAACCTTTGCAGCAGGAGAAAACAAAAGCCGAAGCTCTGAGAACAGCACCATCAAAACGCAGACCGAGCAGTCCTGCATTAAATAAGAATCGCCGCTATGAACCGGCCGGTTCTTATGTACAAGACTATACGCCGCCAAACCCTGCACGGCCGGCAGCACAAGCATATGAAACACCAAGGACCGCAAGAAATGTGGAAAAAGCGCCAGTCCCATCCGTACCGAAAAAACCGGAAATCAAAAATTATGAAGCGCCGAAACCGGTAAAGCCGGCAAAACCTCGGAGTCTTGACACGCAGCCAATAAAGAAAACCCGCAGCTTTGAACCAGGTCGGGTTCCTTCGCCAATTCATGGCTACAATGACAGCAAGCCAACTCCGACGATAAACGAGTTAGAGAAAAAAGAAATAAGATTCTATCCGAAAAAAATTCTGTCAACTTATGCCCAAGATGCTATTGATTTGAAAAGAATTAAGGCTTTAGGGCAAGCGCCGGATGCAACAGCAACTCCAGAAAGTCAAACAACTGCAACGCCTGACAAACAACCGGCATTGCAAGCACAAGCTTCCCAAGAACCGCCGATGACTGAAGAGGCATCAATAGTTCAAGAACATCCGGTTATTGAAGAGACGCCAGCTGTGCAAGAGCAAACGATTGTGGAAGAGACATCAATAGTGCAAGAACATCCGGTTATTGAAGAACTGCCGGAAATCCAAAACATGGCAATCATTGAAGATAGACCGATTGTTCAACCACAACCGGAAATTTCAGAACAGCTAGTGCCTGACGTTCCAATCATGGTAGAAGCTCAAGAAGTTAAAAAAGTATCTGCGCCTGCTGAAATTGCTGCAATTGAAGTACAAGAAACAGCAGCCGAAAAACCAAACCCTCTGAAAAAAGCAACGAAACCAGAAGGGAAACGTGAGAAGACGGTACCATTCAATGTACTGATGTTGAAATCAGACAAAGAGCGGCTTAAAAAGCCTCTTCCGCCGAAATCCCCTGGTTTGGAAAGCAAAAAAGAGGAAGTTGTAACAACTGAAGAAAAACCTCCTAAAAAAATCGATGTTAATACGCAATTAATGTCAGAAGTAATAGCATCTTCAAAACAAGAGGAATCGATAGAACCGGTTAAAGCAGTTAAAGAAGCAGTTCCATATAAACGTCCGGAAATTGGTGTTCTGCGCCCACCTGAAAATGATTTGATTGATGAAACATGGATGGAAGAGCAAGGAGAACGGCTTATTGAAGCGTTGTCTCATTTCCAGATCCAAGCATCGATTTTAAGCATTGTGCAAGGTCCGGCAGTTACGCAATTTGAAGTGACGGTTGCACAAGGGGTGAAAGTCAGCAAAATCCGCAATTTAGCAGACGATTTGAAATTGGCTTTAGCAGCAAAAGATATACGCATTCAAGCGCCGATTCCGGGGAAAAGTTCGATTGGCATCGAAATACCTAATCGCAAATCCCGTCCTGTCCGAATTTCAGAAGTAATTGGCAGCCCTGTTTTCGAAAGTTCAGAATCGCCGCTTGAAGCAGCTTTGGGGCTCGACTTGACAGGGAAACCGGTTACGCTGGATTTGCGTAAAATGCCGCACGGTTTAATAGCAGGAGCTACTGGCTCTGGCAAAAGTGTATGCATCAATTCAGTATTGATAAGTTTGCTCTATAAATCGTCTCCGCGCGATTTGAAATTATTGCTGATTGACCCTAAAATGGTGGAACTGGCGCCGTACAACCATATCCCTCATTTGATCAGCCCTGTCATAACTGACGTCAAGGCAGCGACAGCTTCGCTTAAATGGGCAGTAGAAGAAATGGAACGGCGTTACAAGCTGTTCGCGCATGTCGGAGTACGGGATTTAAACCGCTACAATAAACTGGTTAAAGAAAAGGGCGATCATGCCCAGCATTTGCCTTATATTCTAATCATCATTGACGAGTTAGCCGATTTAATGATGATGTCGCCTTCTGATGTTGAAGACGCTATTTGCCGGATTGCCCAAAAGGCACGTGCATGCGGAATACATCTTGTAATTGCGACACAACGACCTTCAGTGGATGTGATTACCGGCCTTATCAAATCGAATATCCCGACGCGCATTGCTTTTTCAGTGTCTTCACAAGTCGACAGCCGGACGATTCTGGATACTCAAGGAGCGGAGAGGCTGCTTGGAAGAGGGGACATGCTGTATCTTGGAAATGGAATGTCCGCACCGGTCCGCCTTCAAGGCACGTTTGTTACAGATGAAGAAATTGAAGAGGTTATTGCCCATGTCCGAAAACAAGGTGAACCAGAATATTTCTTTAAAGAAGAAGAACTGATTAAACGCAGTGATTCTCCTGATATGCAAGATGATTTATTTGAAGAAGCTTGCCGTTTTATCATTTCTCAAGGCAGCGCTTCTACTTCTCTGTTGCAGCGGAAGTTCCATATTGGTTATAATCGGGCAGCAAGATTAATGGACATGATTGAGCAGCATGGCTTTATCTCTGAACAAAATGGCAGCAAGGCAAGAGCGGTTTTGATAACAGAAGAGGATATGGCGGATGTTTTTCAGTAA
- the murC gene encoding UDP-N-acetylmuramate--L-alanine ligase, translating to MTVLHFTGIKGSGMSPLAQIMHDMGEQVQGSDIEKYFFTEDRLHERGITILPFDENNIHENMTIIAGNAFNDNHPELVKARELGATIIRYHEFLGDLMKQYVSVAITGAHGKTSTTGLMAHILDGYKPVSYLIGDGTGFGKANSHFFVAEACEYRRHFLAYHPDYAIMTNIDFDHPDYFGGIDDVFRAFEEMAQQVKKCIIACGDDEYLQRIQAPVPVVYYGFGPENDFQATNVIKTTTGTTFDVVIRNEFFHTFTIPMFGDHAILNALAVISLCHYENIPADIIQQQFSDYSGVKRRFTQTEVGGHILIDDYAHHPTEIRATLQSARQKFPDRELIAIFQPHTFSRTQTFLQEFADSLREADHVYLCDIFGSAREAAGVLTIHDLEVKIEGSHFLQIDNMAPLLSHDKGVFIFMGAGDVTKFQEAFEKLITAEETV from the coding sequence ATGACAGTTTTACATTTTACCGGAATTAAAGGTTCTGGTATGAGCCCGCTTGCCCAAATCATGCATGATATGGGAGAGCAAGTGCAAGGTTCAGATATTGAAAAGTATTTCTTTACAGAAGATCGTCTGCATGAAAGAGGCATCACGATTCTGCCTTTCGACGAGAATAATATTCATGAAAACATGACAATCATCGCGGGAAATGCCTTTAACGATAATCATCCAGAGTTAGTAAAAGCACGGGAACTGGGAGCGACAATCATCCGCTACCATGAGTTCCTGGGTGACTTGATGAAGCAGTATGTATCAGTTGCGATTACCGGGGCACACGGGAAAACATCCACGACCGGTTTGATGGCGCATATACTTGATGGGTATAAACCGGTCTCTTATTTGATTGGGGATGGCACTGGATTCGGCAAAGCGAATTCCCATTTCTTTGTTGCCGAAGCATGCGAATATCGCCGTCATTTTTTAGCTTATCACCCAGATTACGCCATTATGACAAATATCGATTTCGATCATCCTGATTATTTTGGAGGAATCGATGACGTCTTTAGAGCATTTGAAGAAATGGCGCAGCAAGTGAAAAAATGCATCATTGCTTGTGGAGATGACGAATATCTGCAAAGAATCCAAGCGCCGGTTCCAGTGGTTTACTACGGATTTGGACCTGAAAATGATTTTCAGGCAACAAATGTGATTAAGACAACAACTGGTACTACTTTTGATGTGGTTATCAGAAATGAATTTTTCCACACCTTTACGATTCCGATGTTTGGAGACCATGCGATATTGAATGCTTTGGCGGTTATTTCACTTTGCCATTATGAGAATATCCCAGCTGACATTATACAGCAGCAGTTTTCAGATTACAGCGGAGTAAAACGCCGGTTTACGCAAACGGAAGTAGGCGGCCATATTCTTATCGATGATTATGCCCATCATCCGACAGAAATCCGAGCCACGTTGCAATCGGCCCGCCAAAAGTTCCCGGACCGGGAATTGATTGCGATATTCCAGCCGCATACATTTTCACGCACGCAAACTTTCCTGCAGGAATTTGCAGACAGTTTAAGGGAAGCGGATCATGTCTACCTATGCGATATCTTTGGTTCAGCACGTGAAGCAGCAGGAGTTTTGACGATCCATGATCTCGAAGTGAAGATTGAAGGCAGCCACTTTCTGCAAATAGATAATATGGCTCCTTTGCTTTCACATGACAAAGGCGTCTTTATATTTATGGGTGCAGGAGATGTCACTAAATTCCAAGAAGCATTCGAAAAATTAATCACTGCAGAAGAGACAGTTTGA
- a CDS encoding DUF948 domain-containing protein yields the protein MDWKILLYIAAIVAAIGFLILCVALAMTLNSLKNTLKEVSGTVSGLENQLQGVTLETTNLLHKTNELAEDIQVKSEKLNTVVDAVRGVGNAVTDLNSSVRRITTTVSSQVEENEDKIAQVVQWGNVVMGIRDKWKERKIYEARASSSYAPVPGQKRLPHNDQF from the coding sequence ATGGATTGGAAAATACTGCTTTACATAGCTGCAATTGTCGCGGCTATCGGATTTTTAATTTTATGCGTAGCATTGGCTATGACATTAAATTCCCTTAAAAACACATTAAAAGAAGTTTCAGGCACAGTATCCGGCCTGGAAAACCAATTACAGGGTGTGACGTTGGAAACAACAAACCTTCTGCATAAGACAAATGAATTAGCAGAAGACATCCAGGTGAAATCAGAGAAGTTGAATACGGTGGTTGACGCCGTCAGGGGTGTGGGCAATGCCGTCACAGACCTGAACTCTTCAGTTAGACGCATCACCACAACAGTTTCTTCACAAGTTGAAGAAAATGAAGATAAGATTGCCCAAGTTGTACAATGGGGCAATGTTGTCATGGGAATCCGCGATAAATGGAAAGAACGCAAAATTTATGAAGCACGCGCTTCATCATCTTATGCACCAGTTCCTGGGCAAAAGCGCTTGCCGCATAACGATCAGTTTTAA
- a CDS encoding YtxH domain-containing protein produces the protein MTQNNNNNTNNQRPDYNESQYNKNYYSPNQQNTNQNPNQNSNQNTYYANESAFNQSDYVPQSYGMGNRYDDLYDYEEEAGSKDFIIGALIGGIIGAATALFLAPKSGKELRSDLNTHAGTLKEKTSSYTDTAKEKSSGLTQQVKEQSTKVVDKVKNLKGGQSPMDDGTASSEGEEQIEMLDTVQNSVDQAESAGHEAFASTASALKEAVEEVKEEKKAEQKGSTSSSTSGSTSTTGTAGTTGSTSTTGSTGTGSTSTSGTSGSTGSSNKNSSSNNSFNKNNNSSNKSNSSSNSSNKNSSSNNKSTK, from the coding sequence ATGACACAAAACAATAACAATAATACTAATAACCAGCGTCCAGATTATAATGAATCGCAATACAATAAAAACTATTATTCTCCAAATCAGCAAAATACGAATCAGAATCCCAACCAAAATTCCAATCAAAACACTTATTACGCAAATGAAAGTGCTTTTAACCAAAGTGATTACGTGCCGCAGTCATACGGTATGGGCAACCGCTACGACGATCTATATGATTACGAAGAAGAAGCAGGCTCAAAAGATTTCATTATTGGTGCATTAATCGGAGGCATCATCGGCGCAGCAACTGCTTTATTCCTGGCACCAAAATCAGGCAAAGAATTGCGTTCGGACTTGAATACGCATGCTGGCACGTTAAAAGAAAAAACTTCAAGCTATACAGATACAGCTAAAGAGAAATCCAGCGGCTTGACTCAGCAAGTGAAAGAACAGTCAACAAAAGTTGTTGATAAAGTGAAAAACCTTAAAGGCGGCCAGTCACCAATGGATGACGGCACAGCCTCTTCTGAAGGCGAAGAACAAATTGAAATGCTGGATACTGTTCAAAATTCAGTAGATCAAGCTGAATCAGCAGGCCATGAAGCATTCGCTTCGACTGCAAGTGCATTGAAAGAAGCTGTAGAAGAAGTTAAAGAAGAGAAAAAAGCAGAACAAAAAGGCAGCACAAGCTCTAGCACGAGCGGTTCTACAAGCACTACTGGAACTGCAGGCACGACTGGTTCAACAAGCACTACCGGCTCAACAGGAACGGGCAGCACAAGCACTTCTGGAACATCTGGAAGCACTGGCAGCTCAAACAAAAACAGCTCCAGCAATAACAGCTTCAACAAAAACAACAATAGTTCCAATAAATCAAATTCAAGCAGCAATAGCTCCAACAAGAACAGTTCTAGCAACAACAAATCAACGAAATAA
- the ytxJ gene encoding bacillithiol system redox-active protein YtxJ — MENLVRVQDLDSLKQATAGTQHYWLFKHSSTCPVSAAAWNEFNEYCSLHPNQLFLFLVVQEDRELSTNIEALTQIKHESPQLFHFSNQVVDWHASHGNITSKSMQEFIA, encoded by the coding sequence ATGGAAAATTTAGTGCGTGTACAAGATTTAGACAGTTTAAAACAGGCGACAGCTGGTACACAGCATTACTGGCTGTTCAAACATAGCAGTACGTGTCCAGTTTCAGCTGCAGCTTGGAATGAGTTCAACGAATATTGTTCTTTGCATCCCAATCAATTATTTTTATTCTTGGTAGTCCAGGAAGACCGGGAGTTATCGACAAATATTGAGGCGCTAACGCAAATCAAGCATGAATCGCCACAATTATTTCACTTTTCCAATCAAGTAGTTGATTGGCATGCATCGCATGGCAATATTACAAGTAAATCCATGCAGGAATTTATTGCATAA